GAATGCTGCTGTCGCGTGAGATGATGCCGCGGTATTCGCGCATGTCGCCGGCCTCGGCCAACATCTTCGACAACCTGCACATGCTGCACGGGATCGCCTACGACATCCTGGCCTACGAGGGCTGGACGATGGACCAGAAGCGTGCGGAGCTCTACCGGGTGCTGAAGGCGATGAGCTACCAGGAGGGTGACGAGCAGTACGTCCGGACGTTCCCGCTGCCGCACCCGGAGATGGACCCGCGGGTCTACTACGAGTGGATGAAGCCGGTGGAGGGCTCGATGAACGAGATCATGTTCACCATGCTCCAGGAGATGTGGCCGATGATGAGCCCGGATGGGAGCGGCGAACTGCCGCCGGAGGTGGTCGACCAGTTCTGGAAGAAGATGACCCCGGGCCTGCAGGAGGGCGAGGTCGAAGGGTCGCTGCACGATGCGATTATGGCGGTGGCCCCGAACATCAAGATGATGCCGGAGGCCAGCGAACCGGGCGTTCCGGCGCAGAAGATGATTGACGCGATGGTGGAGGCATGGACGAGCCGGTTGCCGGAGATTCCGGAGGTCGAGCCGTACCCGATGGCCGAAGACCCGGTTTTGCCGCCGCTGGAGAAACCAGCCGACGGGGTGATCGCGCCGTTGGACCCCAACGACGTGCAACAGGCGAAGCGCGGATGGTGCCTGACGTGGTAGACGTGCGGAGGAGGAAGAACGATGAACGCGACGATGGCCCGAATGTTGGGCTGTGCGGTGCTGATTGCGGGGCTGATCGGTATTGGGGACATGGCGCAGGCGGCGGACCACAAGAATCTCGAGGAGAACCTGCCGCTGACGGTCGAGGACGCCTACCCGATCGGCTATCTCGGCCGGGAGTTTCAGCTCATCACCCGTTACGAGCGCGGCGAGAAGGGCGAGGACCGGTACCTGGTCGAGCCGGTGCTGGAGTTCGGGTTCCCGAGGAACGGGGAACTGTCGATTTCGGGACCATTCTTGTGGGGCGAGGGCGAACCGGACGGCTGCGACGATGTGACGCTCGAGCAGTTGTACCTGCTGAACCAAGAGACGCGGGTGCTGCCGGCGTTCGCGGTGATCGGCAAGGTGCATGCCCCGACGGGACCAGAGAGCGAAGGGGTGGACTGGACGCTGAAGATGGCGGCGACCAAGACGCTGAGCCGGTCGTGGTATCTGCATCAGCTCCACGCGAATTTCGCCTGGACGTTCAACGAGAAGGAGCGGCCGGGCGAGCGGGACGGGTTCTACGAAGCCGTGCTGGGCTACAGCGCCCGGATCAACAACGAGACGATGTTCCTGGCCGACTTCGTGCGCGACGAGGACATCGAGAGGGGGATCGAGAGCAATA
The window above is part of the Phycisphaerae bacterium genome. Proteins encoded here:
- a CDS encoding transporter; this encodes MNATMARMLGCAVLIAGLIGIGDMAQAADHKNLEENLPLTVEDAYPIGYLGREFQLITRYERGEKGEDRYLVEPVLEFGFPRNGELSISGPFLWGEGEPDGCDDVTLEQLYLLNQETRVLPAFAVIGKVHAPTGPESEGVDWTLKMAATKTLSRSWYLHQLHANFAWTFNEKERPGERDGFYEAVLGYSARINNETMFLADFVRDEDIERGIESNIFEAGVRYMLTPYAVLSGGVGFGVGDDSPDIRATLGIQISLFGKYAMWRPAPRKD